DNA from Lentibacillus amyloliquefaciens:
TATTAGGTCATGGACAACATGCAACAGATAATGTCAGGGAAGAGTGGGCTAGGTCGTGGGAGAATTACACAGGAGAAGCAGTTTCCCGCTGGCGTCCGACTGATAACTGGACAAACTCTGGACTTGCTAGAGCGCATGCAACAAGAATTAGCAACCCATACACACCGGAAACATTATCCTATATCACTGAAATATTAAGGCCAACTAATGATACACCAGATTCAGAATTATTATCACCTGAACAGATTTATAACTATGGTTTTGGTAGTCTGTATTTGTATTTTAAAACATCAATTGACTATTTCCAAAAAAACGCAGAATTACCATCTATTCCATCTAATCCTAGTCCTAAATCGGATTTTCACGGGTTGGTTGTCAAAGGTCAGAGTAACAATGAACTAGGCGTGCTAGAAAATGCTTATAATGTATCAATAAAGAGGACTGTCAATGAGGTGTGGACAGCCTCTTTTAGTTTGCCGTTAAGCGATCCAAAAAATGAATTTTGTAGACATTTTAACTATATAGACATTACAAGTCCATCTGGTCGGTACATGGGCTTATATCGCATCATGCCAGCGGAAACAAGGAAATCAGCATCAGATGAGAGTATTACGTATGAGTGCGAACATGTTTTATCGACGTTGCTAGATGATGTGATAGAAGGGTATCATCAGTTCACGAATTACAATACGAGCTATGTATTACAATCAATACTGGATTTGCAGGAAACCAAACACTGGCAATTAGGTGAAATTGAATTCGAGCGTTATTTTCATTACAGTTTTGAGAACGAAAACGGGTTGCTTGCACCGTTATTAAGTATTCCGCAGCCGTTCAATGAAACATATGAATTTACATTCGACACAACAGTTTATCCGTGGAAATTGAATCTTGTTAAATCATCTAATGATGTTAAAGCAGAAATCAGATGGGGGCACGATATGATTGATTTTAGCGAGGTATCTGACCCGTCTGAAATCGTTAATCATATTATTCCCAAAGGCAGTGGTGAAGGTGTTAATCAGCTTACAATTGAGGATGTTAATAACGGTGTTCGCTATTTGGAAAACGCAGCTTCAATTAGCGAGTGGGGAAAACGTAAATATATCTGGATTGATAAGCGTTTTGATGATGCATCCACGCTGAAAGAAAACGCACAATCATTATTAAAACAGTGGAAAGACCCAAAAATCAGCTTTGATTTGAACACAGTTGATTTGTCTGTATTGGAAGAAGAAAACGATGAAACTTATTTTATACAGCATGATCAAACAATAGAAGTTGAAAGTCCGGTTAAACCATTGGCGCGACCGTTAAATGGCGTGACTCGTATTATCGTTGATGATAAAGAGTATGAAGCCCGGATTATCAGCGAGGATATAGCGGATTTATTCAATGAGCATGATGTTAGTTATGAGATTAATAATAAACTGGATGATATTGCTACAACGCAGGCTAATTTGGAAAGGAAACAGCAGGTGAACGAAGCGTATAGTCAAGGGGCGACTAATATTATGGCTATACCAATACAGGACAATGCGGATGCTAATCATCCATTGATATTGCCGTTTGTAATTGATGATGATGTGGTTAATGTCAACACGCTAGATTTATGGTTTGAAACAAAAGAATTCAGGGCATACAGCACAACTACAGAAGGCGGGGGCGCAATTGTTAAGTCCACTAAGGGAGGTGGGGGAACAACCGAATCCACAACGTCAGGTGGTAGCACAGAAGCAACAAGTTCATCCGGTGGCGGCACATCAAAAAGTACGGCAAACGGAGGCGGAAGTTCGCAAACAACATCGACGCAATCGTTTGGTGAGTTGTCAGTGGAATCAGAACCCCCGACGTCGCCAGATCATGATGGGCATAGACACAGAGTTGTTATGGATGGTGATTATTGGAACCATTCTCATTCGGTTGACGTACCATCCCATTCGCACTCTTTTTCTGTTCCGAGCCATACGCACAGTGTTAATATACCGTCACACAGTCACAATGTAACAATTCCAGACCATACACATGAGATAGAGTTGCCAGATCACTCGCACGATGTTCGTCATGAGATAGTCACGCTTAACGAAAAGCCATCATCTGTACAAATAAAGGTAGATGGAAACGTTGTGAGTTTTTCCAATACAAGTGGTGACAGAATTGATTTATCTAATTACATCGAAAAGAATAACAACGGAAAAGCAACACGAGGCAAGCATGAAATTGAAATATTGCCAAATTCACTAGCGAGAATTGAAGCTAATCTTGTATTAAGACTGTTCATACGCTCCCACATTGGAACCACAATATAACTTGCATATTTTTGAAAAGTGTGTATTATATATGTTAAGGGATAGGTAAGCGCAACCGAAAAGGATGTACCCGCATCCCTTCCCCTAATTTTAAACGGGTGACTGTGGGAGGTCTTATGATGAAGAAATTAATTGCAAGTTTAGCGACAGTTGGTGTTATTGGCATAGGTGGTGTTTTTGCTATGAGCCAAACAAGTGGAGAACCTAAACAAGAAATAGAGACTGCATCAGTAAATGAGACAGAGGAGACAAAAGAAATTCCAACAGCAAGAACAGTTGATACGGGCCCTAATATGCCGTGGGAGCATTTTGCTACCGAATTAATTAAAGAACATCAAAATAAAGGCGAAACGGTTTATCTTTGGTCTGATGCAAAAGCGTTAGAAGATTCAATTATAGAAACGATTGATTTTCCAATTCATGAAGATTCATCCACAACAAGAGAAGGACTACTCGTAACGAAAGCTAAATATTTAAACCTATTTATAAATGAAGTTAGCCAGTATGTAGATAAGCCGGATTATTTTGATAAAATGCAAGAAGTAAAAACAGCATTGAACAACGTGGAATCTGATAAAGCTAAAAACTTAATATCAGAAGCAAAGCAAATCAGAGGATCCCAATAGGGTTCTTTTTTATTATGCAGACAGCGCCGAATAGGGCGCTATTTTTATGTAGGCGGGGCGAGCATGCGCCCCTTCCACGCTTGCAGGGGTTATGCAGCGTGGTTTTATATAATACGAGAATTTATTTATTTTGCAGGGGGTCAAATTAACCTCTCTCTTGTTAGGAGGTAAAAAGTGGGTGAAAACAACGTGGAACTCGTTGAGCAAAACGTACAGCACATATCAGAGGATGTGCGGGCACATGGGAAGAGCATACGAAACCACGAGTCACGCATCTATCAGCTTGAATCGAACATGCAGATGACGCAACAAAGTGTTCAGCATACGAACGAAAAAATAAGCGACTTGACATCGAGCTTCAAAACGCTTGAACAAAAACTTGACCAAGACCGGGAAGACTTACAGAAAGACCGAGAAGAAAGACAACGAAACGAAATTAAACAGTTAGAAGATTATAAACACTCAGTATCAACGAATCGGCGGCACAATCGTTGCAACGATTGTTGCAGGCATGGTCGCTGTTATTTTATGGGGAGGTATTTAAGTGAAAAAAGTAAATTGGAAAGTACGTTTACGCAATAAAAAATTCTGGTTGGCATTAATCCCGGCTGTATTGTTGGTGGTCCAAATCATTTCTGAATGGTTTGGATATGAACTGCCAGCAGATGTTATCAGTCAGGAAGTAGCGGGGTTAGTTAATGCTGTTTTTGCGGTGTTAGTGATTTTGGGTATTGTTAATGATCCTACTACTGAGAATCTGTCGGACTCTAAGCAGGTTATGAGTTATCGGAAACCTAAACGGGAGGTTAAGTAATATGGCTACAGTTTATTTTGACGCAGGGCACACACGAAACACTTTCGACCGCGGCGGTGGTAAAGGTGTTCGCAGGAACGGCCGTTCATATGAAGAACATGACAGCAATATTGACA
Protein-coding regions in this window:
- a CDS encoding phage holin, which translates into the protein MKKVNWKVRLRNKKFWLALIPAVLLVVQIISEWFGYELPADVISQEVAGLVNAVFAVLVILGIVNDPTTENLSDSKQVMSYRKPKREVK
- a CDS encoding phage tail spike protein — its product is MLENAYNVSIKRTVNEVWTASFSLPLSDPKNEFCRHFNYIDITSPSGRYMGLYRIMPAETRKSASDESITYECEHVLSTLLDDVIEGYHQFTNYNTSYVLQSILDLQETKHWQLGEIEFERYFHYSFENENGLLAPLLSIPQPFNETYEFTFDTTVYPWKLNLVKSSNDVKAEIRWGHDMIDFSEVSDPSEIVNHIIPKGSGEGVNQLTIEDVNNGVRYLENAASISEWGKRKYIWIDKRFDDASTLKENAQSLLKQWKDPKISFDLNTVDLSVLEEENDETYFIQHDQTIEVESPVKPLARPLNGVTRIIVDDKEYEARIISEDIADLFNEHDVSYEINNKLDDIATTQANLERKQQVNEAYSQGATNIMAIPIQDNADANHPLILPFVIDDDVVNVNTLDLWFETKEFRAYSTTTEGGGAIVKSTKGGGGTTESTTSGGSTEATSSSGGGTSKSTANGGGSSQTTSTQSFGELSVESEPPTSPDHDGHRHRVVMDGDYWNHSHSVDVPSHSHSFSVPSHTHSVNIPSHSHNVTIPDHTHEIELPDHSHDVRHEIVTLNEKPSSVQIKVDGNVVSFSNTSGDRIDLSNYIEKNNNGKATRGKHEIEILPNSLARIEANLVLRLFIRSHIGTTI